The Candidatus Zixiibacteriota bacterium DNA segment ACCTGCCTCAGGCAAACAATCTGTCCAGGGCGTAACCCAGGCATTGTTGCGCCACCTACCCGAAAACTGTCCGACCGTGCAATTCACCGATGTATCGGATTCATCCGGAGTTGTCTTTCGACATTTCGATGCCGTCCGTTCCACTATGCTGCCGGAGGATATGGGTTCCGGCGCTGCCTGGTCGGACTACGACAACGACGGCGACCTTGATCTGTACGTTGTCAACCTGGCCGGTCCCATTACCTGGTCGCCGGCCCGGATCGCCGAATCGAGAGGTAATGCTCTGTACGCCAATAACGGCGACGGCAGCTTCACCAATGTGGCCAAAGCAGCCGGCGTGGATCACAAAGGCAGAGACATGGGGGCGTTCTGGGGCGACTACGATGGCGACGGCGACCTCGATCTGTACGTGACATCCTATGGACCGAACGTGCTGTACTCAAACAACGGCGACGGAAGCTTTAGCGATGTGACATCCGAAGCGCGAGTGGGTGACAACAGCTTCTCCACCGGCGCGGCCTGGGGTGACTATGATCTTGACGGATACCTTGATCTTTACGTGAGTAACTATGTCGAATTCCGACCCGAAGATACCTCGGTGAAAGAATCTTCGATGCAGTACCAGGCGACGGTTCCCTTCACTCTTAATCCATCGTCCTATACAGCGCAAGCCAACAGGCTGTACCACAACCTCGGCAATGGAAGTTTCGAAGAGGTAGCCGAAGCGGCGGGCGTGGACAATCTGACCGGACGCTCACTGAGTGTGACCTGGTGCGACTTCAACGACGACCGCCGGCCCGATCTGTATATCGCTAACGATGTCTCGGCCAACGGCATGTTTCAGAATGTCGGCAATGGCACTTTCGCCGACATAGGGGCATCATCGTGGGCGGCCGACTATAGGGGGGCAATGGGTCTCGCTATTGGTGATTTCGATCTCGATCTTGATCTCGATATATTCCTGACCCACTGGATCGCCCAGGAAAACGGTCTCTACAGCAACATGCGAACCGAGTTTGAGGACATGGACGCAGATTCGTTACGTTTTCGCGATATCGCCGACGGTGTCGGTCTTGGCGAGATTGCTCTCAACAAGGTGGGTTGGGGCACCGATTTCTTCGATTATGACAACGACGGCTTGCTCGACCTGCTGGTGATCAACGGCAGCACTTTTGAGAACCCCGAAAACACTCGTGAGTTGATCCCCATGAAGAGCATGCTGTTCTGGAATCGCGCCAACAAAGGGTACTTCAACGTTGCCCAAGTGGCCGGAGAAAGCCTGAACCGAAAAATCGTCGGTCGTGGCGCAGCCTTTGCCGATTATGACGACGACGGCGACGTGGATGTTTACGTGGTGGTACACGGCGGCGTGGGAATGCTCTTGCGCAACGACGGCGGCAACGACAATCATTGGCTGAAAGTGCAAACGATCGGTCGCGCCCCCAACACCCGGGCTATCGGCGCCAAACTGCGCCTGGTGTCCGGCGGTGTCTCACAACTGCGTGAAATCGGCGCCGGTAGTTCCTACATTTCGCAGAACAGCCTCGAAGCGGAGTTCGGACTGGGTACATCCACTCTCATCGATTCGCTGGTTGTCACCTGGCCGTCCGGCCTGACCCAGGTCATGACCAGGCTGGATGCCGACCAGACCGTTGTTGTCACCGAAGGAAGCCATTAGCTGCTATGAAAAAGCTCGTACTGGCCGCCGCGCTCGTTCTGCTATCGGCCTTTATCGTCGTTACCGTATTAAGAAAAACGACTACGGATACATCCAACCTTGACAAGGCCGGAGATACCATGGGCTCCAAGGCCAAGTCCGAGATCGATGATTTCTGGGCGGCTTACAACCGGGGCGAAGAATTATTCAGGGCGGGGCAGTTTGATCGATCACTTGATTATTTCCAAAATGCAATCGGGATAGATTCCACCCATGAAAACTCCTGGTATCAACTGGCCAACGTCTATGCCGAGACCGGACGGTACAGCAAAGCGCTTGAATGTTTTGAACACTTGATCGAGATAAACCCGATGAGTTCCCGAGCCCATCGACGCGCCGGTCAGCTCCTGAGTCGCCCTCGTCCGGGCGCGTCCACCGATCAGGACCTCGCCAAGGCTCATTTTGAACAAGCCCAGATGCTCAACCGCGCAGAATCCGGACCCCACTATTCGATGGGACGACTTCTTGCGGCCGGGGGCGAAGCCAAACCGGGACGTGAACTGTTGCAGAAAGCAGCGGCCACCAATCCGAGATTCGTCGAGGCCTTCAGGCTGCTCGGCTATACCGATTTACTGCATGGACGATACGCCCC contains these protein-coding regions:
- a CDS encoding CRTAC1 family protein, giving the protein MTRRKRQVYIYSAVTIGLTALAVYLVMSRTRGPASGKQSVQGVTQALLRHLPENCPTVQFTDVSDSSGVVFRHFDAVRSTMLPEDMGSGAAWSDYDNDGDLDLYVVNLAGPITWSPARIAESRGNALYANNGDGSFTNVAKAAGVDHKGRDMGAFWGDYDGDGDLDLYVTSYGPNVLYSNNGDGSFSDVTSEARVGDNSFSTGAAWGDYDLDGYLDLYVSNYVEFRPEDTSVKESSMQYQATVPFTLNPSSYTAQANRLYHNLGNGSFEEVAEAAGVDNLTGRSLSVTWCDFNDDRRPDLYIANDVSANGMFQNVGNGTFADIGASSWAADYRGAMGLAIGDFDLDLDLDIFLTHWIAQENGLYSNMRTEFEDMDADSLRFRDIADGVGLGEIALNKVGWGTDFFDYDNDGLLDLLVINGSTFENPENTRELIPMKSMLFWNRANKGYFNVAQVAGESLNRKIVGRGAAFADYDDDGDVDVYVVVHGGVGMLLRNDGGNDNHWLKVQTIGRAPNTRAIGAKLRLVSGGVSQLREIGAGSSYISQNSLEAEFGLGTSTLIDSLVVTWPSGLTQVMTRLDADQTVVVTEGSH